One genomic segment of Actinomycetota bacterium includes these proteins:
- a CDS encoding alpha/beta hydrolase, whose protein sequence is MTADRIHRAVSADGTEIAGRVQGQGPPLVLVHSPVHDGDIAWEALLPHLTDRFTCYLPSLRGRGLSGDNPDHSPPRSHFQEDVNAFVDSVGEPVYLMGWSDGGSLALGAAVHSDAVAAVAAYEPAVWTLMREDDLARFGATVEQWSEATADGRLLDAAHIFHHFVCTDNEFAALDADYL, encoded by the coding sequence ATGACAGCTGACCGGATCCACCGGGCCGTCTCCGCCGACGGCACCGAGATCGCCGGACGAGTGCAGGGACAGGGGCCACCGCTGGTCCTGGTCCACAGCCCGGTTCACGACGGCGACATCGCCTGGGAGGCGCTTTTGCCCCACCTCACCGACCGGTTCACCTGCTACCTGCCAAGCCTCCGTGGTCGAGGATTGTCGGGCGACAACCCGGACCACTCGCCCCCACGTTCCCATTTCCAGGAGGACGTCAACGCGTTCGTCGACAGCGTCGGCGAACCGGTTTACCTGATGGGCTGGTCGGACGGCGGTTCGCTGGCGCTTGGTGCGGCCGTTCACAGTGACGCGGTGGCCGCCGTGGCCGCCTATGAACCCGCTGTGTGGACCTTGATGCGAGAAGACGACCTCGCCCGGTTCGGCGCCACGGTCGAGCAGTGGAGTGAGGCGACTGCCGACGGCCGGCTCCTCGACGCGGCCCACATCTTCCACCACTTCGTCTGCACCGACAACGAGTTCGCTGCCCTGGATGCGGACTACCTCG